The Flavobacterium sp. N2270 genome contains the following window.
GCCAGTAGTAATATCTGTAGATGCAACAATATCAGGAGAAGGAGTAGAGTTATCTTCAAAACTTACATCTTGTAATAAGTCTTTTTGATCAATTTCGTCTTTTAATTCTTTACTTGGTCGTTCAAATGCTTCTTTAATTTTGTCTGGGGAGATTCTAATTTTAAAAACTAAAAAGAGTACTAATCCAAAAATAAGCAATAAAGCTGTTCCTGCTTTTCCTATATAATCTTGAATGAATAAATTCATTTCAAAGCCTATCGTTCCTGCTAATTCGGGTAAATAACTCCAGAAAAAACCAAAACTAATTGAAATTATGATGATTAAATATAAATCCCAAAAAAGCGTTTTCTTTAATTTAGATAAAGAAAGATCTAAAATTAAATATACACCAGCTAAAAATAAAACTCTAACAAATATAAATGAGGCTACACCAAAACCTTTGTAAATGAATAAATCCGATAAATAGGCTCCAATTTTCCCTAACCAATTATCAACCTTTCGTTCTCTATTGAAAACTTCAAGAACTTGACTCTGATCATTATGTCCAGTTAAAAAGAACGATATAAATGACAAAAGTAAAGCCAAAGCAATAAGTGACAATAAAATTCCAATAGTGAATTTTTGTTGTCGTGAAAGCTTTTTTGGCAGACGATTTTCTTTATTTGAAGTATCGCTATTTTGAGTTTCTTTTTTACTTTTTTTGGTCATGAAATAAACACTAATTTACAAAAATAGGGATTTTATGATAAATAAGGAATATAAATTATAGCAGCAATAATTATTGCCGTCATAGCAGCAAAGAAAACAGCTCCAGCAGCAATGTCTTTTATAAAACCTATTCTTTCATGATAATCAGGATGAATAAAATCGGCTATTTTTTCTACTGCAGTGTTTAATCCTTCAATGCTTAAAACTAAACCAATGGCTAAAGTTTGAAACAACCACTCAGTTTTTGTTATTCCAAAGTAAAAACCTGCAATTGTTATAAGAACACCGATTGATATTTGTGAAATGACACTATGTTCAGTGTTTGCTAATTTATAAGCTCCAAGAATAGCATATTTAAAACTTTTCATCCTTCCAGATAAAAAGCGTTCATCTTTTTCAAATTTCATATTATTATAATGCTTTTAAAGCAGCTTCATAATTTGGTTCGTCTGCAATTTCATTAACTTGCTCAGCATGTTTTACCATTCCATTTTCATCTAAAACAATTACTACTCTAGAATGTAAACCAGCTAAAGGTCCGTCAGTAATTTCTAAGCCAAAATCTTTTCCAAATTTTCCTGTATTAAAATCAGATAAGTTAACTACGTTTTCTAATCCTTCAGCACCACAAAAACGTTTTTGAGCAAAAGGTAAATCACGTGAAATACATAATACTTTAGTATTTTCTAATTCACCTGCTTTTTGGTTGAAATTTCTAACAGATGCAGCACAAGTTCCAGTATCAATACTTGGAAAAATATTTAAAACCACTTTACTTCCAGAGAAATCTGACAAAGTAGCCGTTGATAAATCGTTTTGAATTAAAGAAAAATCAGGTGATTTAGAACCAACTTTTGGTAATTCTCCTGATGTATGTATTGGATTTCCTCCTAATGTGATATTTGCCATAATATAATTATTTTTTGAACCTCAAAAGTAATAAATATAAATTGAAAGACCTTAATATATTACTTGATATAAATTTTTTATTCCTTTTTTAAAACCAAAAGAAAAGTTCTCTCGTAAATGACTATATAACTTAAAAATAAATTTATGAAATCAATTAACAAAATTAATGTTGCTCTTTTAGCTTTTTCTTTATTTTTTGGAATTACCGCTATGGCTCAAAAAATGGAAAAAACTGTTGAAGTAGGAGGAGCACCTATGTATCCAAGTAAAAACATAGTTGAAAATGCAGTAAATTCTAAAGATCATACTACTCTTGTAGCAGCTGTAAAAACTGCAGGTTTAGTTGATGTGTTAATGTCTGAAGGTCCATTTACCGTTTTTGCCCCAACAAATGCCGCGTTTGATAAATTACCAGCAGGAACAGTTGAAACTTTATTAAAACCAGAAAATTTAAAAACACTGCAAACCATTTTAACCTATCATGTAGTTGCGGGAAAAATGAATAAAAGTGATATTTTAATGGCTATTAAAAAGGGAAAAGGAAAAGCAATGATGACAACTGTAAGTGGTGGAACTCTTACTGCTTGGATGAAAGGAAAAAATTTATATATAACAGATGAAAACGGTACTAGTTCTATGATAACAATTACCGATGTTAACCAGAAAAACGGAGTTATCCATGTAGTGGATACTGTTGTTTTGCCAAAGTCATAATTGGTGTTTAGTTTGTTTAGTTTGAAAATCTCCATTGAAAAATGGAGATTTTTTTTATTTATAATAATTCCTTACTTTTTAAAATCATTCTTGTGACAGAATAAAGAACGGCTCCATTCCAATCATTCATGTAATCTGTTAAAACATATACAGAAGAATTAGATTTTGAACTTAGTGAATAATAATTTGTATAATTTTTTGTTAGTAAATCTTCCCAAAAAATAAATTTATTATTAAAACTGATACCTTCTTTAGTGAATTCAATGTCGTTTATTTTAAATGGAATTTCATTTGAAAAATTTTCAAGATGTTTTCTAGAGATATCATCAAAGTAATATTCTTCTAAAAGACTTATGATTTTAAAGTATTTTTCAGTTAATAACTTTATATTTATTTTATAAATAGACTTTAATCTGATTTTTATAACAATTCCTTCATTATTTATTATGTCAATACAATAAATTCTTCCGAATGTAAAAGAGTATCCATTAATCCATTTCACTCCAAATTTAAATCCAGATATATTTTCTTTATTAAATTTGAAATCATTCTCATCAAATTCAATATAATCTTGATGAAAAGTTAATGTTCTTTTTCGGTTATATAAAGAAGACTTTATGGATATTTTTATTATCTCTTTCAAAGATTATTATTTTCTAACCAATTTTTAAAATCATAAAAATTCTGAGGAGCAACACCGTGACCAATAGGATATTCTTTATACATAACCTCTAAGCCTAAATTTTGTAAAAAAGGTTCTGCTTTTCTTGCCCAATCAACTGGTATTACTTGATCTACAGTTCCGTGAGAAACGAAGAATTTTAAATTACTAAGGTCTTTAGATTTGAAATCTTCTGTAATTATTTTTTCATTTAAATAGCCGCTTAAGGCAACGACTCTTGCAATTTTTTCAGGATAAGATAGAGCAGCGGCATAACTTAAAATAGCACCTTGACTGAAGCCAATTAAACTAACTTGTGTTTCATCAATAGGGTATTTAGCAATTAATTTATCAATAAATTGAATGATTAATTCTCTAGACTCAATAGCTTGTACATCATCAGAAAATTTATTTTCATCTGCATCAAAATGTATCGCATACCAAGCATGTCCGTAAGGTTGTAAATCATAAGGAGCCCTTACTGAAACCACATAATATTCATCTGGTAATTCGCTTGCGAAAGAAAATAAATCTTCTTCGTTACTTCCATAGCCGTGTAATAATAGTAATAACGGATTTTTCTCTTGTTTTATTTTTGGTTCTCTAACGAGGTAAGTAAGATTCATTTTTTTATTTTTATAAATTTTTAAATGTTTTTTGGTAAAATTCTCCAACTAAAGGAACCATTCTTTTTTCACCACTTAAAGCGCCTAAAAAGCCATAGATCCAAAGAATAAAAATAAATACCCAAAATGCAGAAGAAACCATCCAACTATCAAAATATCCGATAGGATAACCTAATAAAAAGAAAGTTAAAAAAATGCCTAATGCTTGTCGAATATGAAAACTTGCAAATTCACTTCTTTTTTCTTCTTGATTCATAAAAATGGCCACAATACTTCCAATAATTGTAAAATAGCTAACTATCGCAGTCGTTTTTCCTTTTTCAATATCATTTTGCATGCTTATAAAATTAAAGTATTGTTATTATAAATCCCTAAGGCTTTTCCTTTCATAGTTTGACCTAAAAATGCTGAATTTTTAGATTTTGACAATATGTTTTCTTTCGTAAAAGTCCAATTGTCATTTATGTTGAATAAACTTAAATTAGCTGTTGAACCAACTTTTATAGTATTTTCTTCTATTCCAAATATCGATTTTACTGAAGTCAATTTTTCAATGATAACTTCTAGTGGAAGAACGGTTTGCAAAGCACCAAAAGCACTTTCAAGCCCAACTGTTCCATCTTTTGCTAAATCAAATTCTAACTTTTTATGTTCTATGTCTAACGGATTATGGTCAGATGTGATGCAATCTATCGTTCCATCAATTACAGCATTGATTAAAGCTTTTCTTGTTGCTTCATCGCGTAAAGGTGGCGCTACTTTATAACGAGAATCAAAACCTTCTAATTCATTATCTGTTAAGATTAATTGATGCACAGCTACACTACAAGTAACCTGTAATCCTTTGGCTTTCGCTTCTTTAATTAATTCAATCGATTTTATAGTTGAAATGGTAGCAATGTGCATTTTTCCACCAGTATATTCTAACAGAAATAAATTTCTGGCAATGTGCAATTCTTCAGCTAAAGTTGGAATTCCTTTTAAACCTAATTTGGTTGAAACAGGTCCTTCATGTACAATTCCTTTTCCTTTAATTGAATTATCTAAACAGTAACTTATTACCAATCCGTCAAAATCTTGTACATATTGCAAGGCTATCTTTTGAATGTTGGCATTTTGAATCGCTTTGTTATAATCTCCAAAAGCAATTGCACCTGCGTTTTTCATGTCAAATAATTCCGCCAAATCATTTCCTTCGCTTCCTACTGTCAGAGCTCCAATTGGATACAAATCGGTTGCGTTGTTTTTA
Protein-coding sequences here:
- a CDS encoding diacylglycerol kinase family protein, with translation MKFEKDERFLSGRMKSFKYAILGAYKLANTEHSVISQISIGVLITIAGFYFGITKTEWLFQTLAIGLVLSIEGLNTAVEKIADFIHPDYHERIGFIKDIAAGAVFFAAMTAIIIAAIIYIPYLS
- the tpx gene encoding thiol peroxidase → MANITLGGNPIHTSGELPKVGSKSPDFSLIQNDLSTATLSDFSGSKVVLNIFPSIDTGTCAASVRNFNQKAGELENTKVLCISRDLPFAQKRFCGAEGLENVVNLSDFNTGKFGKDFGLEITDGPLAGLHSRVVIVLDENGMVKHAEQVNEIADEPNYEAALKAL
- a CDS encoding fasciclin domain-containing protein, which codes for MKSINKINVALLAFSLFFGITAMAQKMEKTVEVGGAPMYPSKNIVENAVNSKDHTTLVAAVKTAGLVDVLMSEGPFTVFAPTNAAFDKLPAGTVETLLKPENLKTLQTILTYHVVAGKMNKSDILMAIKKGKGKAMMTTVSGGTLTAWMKGKNLYITDENGTSSMITITDVNQKNGVIHVVDTVVLPKS
- a CDS encoding alpha/beta hydrolase translates to MNLTYLVREPKIKQEKNPLLLLLHGYGSNEEDLFSFASELPDEYYVVSVRAPYDLQPYGHAWYAIHFDADENKFSDDVQAIESRELIIQFIDKLIAKYPIDETQVSLIGFSQGAILSYAAALSYPEKIARVVALSGYLNEKIITEDFKSKDLSNLKFFVSHGTVDQVIPVDWARKAEPFLQNLGLEVMYKEYPIGHGVAPQNFYDFKNWLENNNL
- a CDS encoding DUF4870 domain-containing protein, giving the protein MQNDIEKGKTTAIVSYFTIIGSIVAIFMNQEEKRSEFASFHIRQALGIFLTFFLLGYPIGYFDSWMVSSAFWVFIFILWIYGFLGALSGEKRMVPLVGEFYQKTFKNL
- a CDS encoding dihydroorotase, producing MTNIVLKNATIIDPKSAFHKQTVDIKIQDGKIIEIGKNLTSDADFIEIVEDDLHISQGWMDSSVSFGEPGFEDRETIANGLKVAAKSGFTAVALQPNSFPVIDNQSQIRFVMDKAKNNATDLYPIGALTVGSEGNDLAELFDMKNAGAIAFGDYNKAIQNANIQKIALQYVQDFDGLVISYCLDNSIKGKGIVHEGPVSTKLGLKGIPTLAEELHIARNLFLLEYTGGKMHIATISTIKSIELIKEAKAKGLQVTCSVAVHQLILTDNELEGFDSRYKVAPPLRDEATRKALINAVIDGTIDCITSDHNPLDIEHKKLEFDLAKDGTVGLESAFGALQTVLPLEVIIEKLTSVKSIFGIEENTIKVGSTANLSLFNINDNWTFTKENILSKSKNSAFLGQTMKGKALGIYNNNTLIL